The DNA sequence CGAACTTGACGCCGCGGGCGAGCAGCTCCGCTTCCCGGGGCCCGACCTGGGAGATCTGGGGGTCGGTAAAGGTCGTCCACGGCACGACGAACCTGCGGAAATCCTGCTTCAGCGGCCACGGCAGCATACCGTTGAGCAGCCCGATCATCCCCTGGTGCATCGCGGCATGCGAAAACTGCCGGTAGCCGTTGCAATCGCCGCAGGCGTAAATGTGGGGCCGCGAGGTCCGTAGGTAGCGGTTCACGGTGATGCCTTTTTCCGAAAAGCGCACGCCGGCCCGATCCAGCGACAACGACCCGAAATCCATCCGCCGCCCCGCAGCCGCCAGCAGCCGCGCGCCCGACAGGGTTTCGCCGCGATCGGTGTGCAGCACAACCCGCCCGTCAACCTGTTCCAGCCGCTGCGACTTGCGTTCGGTCAAAACATCGATGCCCTCTTTCTCGAAGGTTCCCTGGAGGATCTCCGACACCCCGCGAAACTCGCGCCACAGCAAGCGCGGGCCGCGGACCACCAGGGTGACTTTGCTACCCAGGCGACCGAAGGCCTGGGCCATTTCGCAGGCAATCGCGCCCCCGCCGATGATGATCAGGCTTTCGGGCACGGCCTCCAGTTTGAACAGGTTTTCGTTGGTCAGGCAATCCACCGTTTCGATGCCCGGGATCGCGGGCATTTGCGGGCGCGTGCCGACGCAGATGAAGATCTTTTTCGCCCGGTAGCTTTCCCCCGCTACGGCCACGGTGTGCGGATCCACAAACCGGGCCGGACCCTTCTGGTAGACCAGGTGGGTTTTGGCGAAGAGTCCCATGGTTTTCTTTTGGCTGATGAAATCCAGGCTTTCCTGGATGCGCCGAAACGGCTGCAGCACCGCCGGCTTGGGCGCCGCCTCCAATTCCATGTCGGCCAGCTTGTCGAAGGC is a window from the Desulfobacteraceae bacterium genome containing:
- a CDS encoding FAD-dependent oxidoreductase, which translates into the protein MRYDYDLICIGLGPAGMAVSVMASEMGLKVCAIEERAVGGECMNVGCIPSKALLRMAKIRSAFDKLADMELEAAPKPAVLQPFRRIQESLDFISQKKTMGLFAKTHLVYQKGPARFVDPHTVAVAGESYRAKKIFICVGTRPQMPAIPGIETVDCLTNENLFKLEAVPESLIIIGGGAIACEMAQAFGRLGSKVTLVVRGPRLLWREFRGVSEILQGTFEKEGIDVLTERKSQRLEQVDGRVVLHTDRGETLSGARLLAAAGRRMDFGSLSLDRAGVRFSEKGITVNRYLRTSRPHIYACGDCNGYRQFSHAAMHQGMIGLLNGMLPWPLKQDFRRFVVPWTTFTDPQISQVGPREAELLARGVKFEALEVRYADYGAAIAEKVDVGFLRVLAGASGKIYAATIVGEGSGEMINEWALAIQKKIRLHDVMLLQHSFPTMGFLSKRVAEVWMMKRMQAKSLQRACRFLFRL